From a single Sander vitreus isolate 19-12246 chromosome 2, sanVit1, whole genome shotgun sequence genomic region:
- the cnrip1a gene encoding CB1 cannabinoid receptor-interacting protein 1a, translated as MDDVPPIINISISLRIQPNDGPVFFKVDGTRFGQSRTIKLLTGSKYKIEVVLKPGNVEATNMNIGGIIFPLEQQSRDEDSVVYQGQYDTEGVPHTKSGDRQPVQVSIEFNKAGTFETVWQAKYYNYYKREHCQFGNKFSTIDYECKPNETRTLMWINKEAFN; from the exons ATGGACGACGTCCCTCCGATCATCAACATCTCCATCTCCCTGCGGATCCAGCCCAACGACGGGCCCGTGTTCTTTAAGGTGGACGGGACCCGGTTCGGCCAGAGCCGGACCATCAAACTGCTCACGGGCTCCAAATACAAGATCGAGGTGGTTTTGAAGCCTGGAAACGTCGAGGCCAC cAACATGAACATCGGAGGCATCATCTTCCCTCTGGAGCAGCAGTCCAGGGACGAGGACTCGGTGGTTTATCAAGGCCAGTACGACACTGAGGGCGTCCCGCACACCAAGAGCGGAGACCGCCAGCCGGTCCAAGTCAGTATAGAG ttCAACAAAGCCGGGACGTTTGAGACGGTCTGGCAGGCCaaatactacaactactacAAGAGGGAGCACTGCCAGTTCGGCAACAAATTCAGCACCATCGACTACGAATGCAAGCCCAACGAGACGCGGACCCTCATGTGGATCAACAAGGAGGCGTTCAACTGA